From Carassius gibelio isolate Cgi1373 ecotype wild population from Czech Republic chromosome B21, carGib1.2-hapl.c, whole genome shotgun sequence, the proteins below share one genomic window:
- the yipf5 gene encoding protein YIPF5 produces the protein MSGFDNFNTDFYQSSYSVDDQNQGGHGYSNTDDPYSKPYGQYDYSQPMGYSAAPGMIPPQQPYTGQIFQPTPAFTPASTQSMYSSSFEDEPPLLEELGINFDHIWQKTLTVLHPLKAADGSIMNETDLAGPMVFCLAFGATLLLTGKIQFGYVYGISAIGCLGMYCLLNLMSMTGVSFGCVASVLGYCLLPMIILSSFGVLFSLQGMLGIILTAAIIGWCSFSASKIFISALAMEGQQLLVAYPCALLYGVFALISVF, from the exons ATGTCAGGGTTTGACAACTTCAACACAGACTTTTATCAGTCTAGTTACAGTGTGGATGATCAGAACCAAGGAGGACATGGATACAGCAACACAGATGACCCGTACAGCAA ACCGTATGGACAGTACGACTACTCGCAGCCAATGGGCTACTCGGCGGCTCCGGGAATGATACCGCCCCAGCAGCCGTACACAGGGCAGATCTTCCAGCCCACGCCAGCCTTTACGCCAGCCTCCACCCAGTCCATGTACAGTAGCAGCTTTGAGGATGAGCCCCCGTTGCTGGAGG AGCTGGGGATCAATTTTGACCACATCTGGCAGAAGACTCTGACTGTGCTGCACCCGCTGAAGGCAGCAGATGGCAGTATAATGAACGAAACTGACCTGGCTGGGCCCATGGTTTTCTGTCTGGCCTTTGGGGCAACGTTACTCTTG ACTGGGAAGATCCAGTTCGGTTACGTGTATGGTATCAGTGCCATCGGGTGCCTCGGCATGTACTGCCTGCTCAACCTCATGAGCATGACGGGGGTCTCGTTCGGCTGTGTGGCTAGTGTCCTCGGTTACTGCCTGCTGCCCATGATCATCCTGTCCAGTTTCGGGGTCCTCTTTTCCTTGCA GGGCATGTTGGGTATCATTTTAACAGCTGCCATCATTGGTTGGTGCAGTTTTTCGGCATCTAAGATCTTCATCTCTGCTCTGGCCATGGAGGGGCAGCAGCTGCTGGTGGCGTACCCCTGCGCCCTGCTGTACGGAGTCTTCGCCCTCATCTCTGTTTTTTGA